A genome region from Mercenaria mercenaria strain notata chromosome 11, MADL_Memer_1, whole genome shotgun sequence includes the following:
- the LOC123532473 gene encoding autophagy-related protein 9A-like, with the protein MAEFETQYQQLSVYDDDDTGEETDNPAEDHLMIHVVPEGNKARWNHIENLDEFFTRVYQYHQRQGFMCMVLEDLLQLLQFVFVVVFSTFLIVCVKYDELFDNVYRNRSQHHKVTLDDTIKSHEECLESFTSTIIFCLIVATAFWLFRVLKVIYNIFLYFEIRSFYNTALKITATDLPNMTWHEVQTRILEVQKDQQMCIHKSDLTQLDIYHRILRFKNYTLAMVNKSVLPLKLNVPFVGEYVFLSTGLKYNIEFLLFWGPWSAFENKWHLKEEYKEKSLTKRKQLAETLSQRILWLGIANLALSPLIFLWQILYSFFRYAELVKRQPAFLGSRRWSNYGRQYLRHFNELDHEFNARLNRGYKAADMYLSIFTSPLLAIIAKNVAFFAGSVLAVLVVLTVIDEDVLNVEHVLTIMTIAGVIVTSCKVFIPDEHTVYCPEVLMRNVLAQIHYMPDHWCGNAHTSKVRGEFSLLFQFKAIYLVEELLSPLITPLILIFKFRGKAGDFVEFFHNFTVDVVGVGDVCSFAQMDIRKHGNPQWTEEQESQASQKEQGEDGKIEMSLMHFHLTNPEWKPPENCSMFLNNVKDHIQRDVVAMSSMQQDLMGGPFQSMIPSGATGVGLGYASLVSSITGQSAMLSPSVNMSAPFASGVTPKMRGAVSQSEGPLAGSGGGLGTSFHSPSSSMTGPPTLQPLSQPHSLIHPPSSLLQPTSTSQRHYDEGQIELMSTDMSFSALYMHDLRTRRARGYYENLDDIRARSLWQRHDTPQATPSSGGTTPMPNIEERPLEEDSGTKEEDSNLI; encoded by the exons ATGGCAGAATTTGAGACCCAGTATCAGCAGTTATCAGTGTATGATGATGATGACACAGGGGAGGAAACAGATAATCCGGCGGAAGATCATCTGATGATACATGTTGTTCCCGAAGGAAACAAAG CTCGTTGGAACCATATAGAAAACTTGGATGAGTTTTTCACAAGAGTTTACCAGTATCATCAGAGGCAAGGGTTTATGTGTATGGTGTTAGAAGATCTACTCCAACTTCT TCAATTTGTGTTTGTAGTGGTGTTTTCTACATTTCTCATTGTATGTGTAAAGTATGATGAACTATTTGACAATGTTTATCGTAATCGTTCCCAGCATCATAAAGTAACATTAGACGATACAATCAAGTCACACGAAGAATGTTTAGAATC GTTTACTTCAACTATTATATTTTGTCTGATTGTTGCCACTGCGTTTTGGTTGTTTCGTGTTTTAAAGGTGATCTACAATATATTCCTCTACTTTGAGATTCGATCCTTCTACAACACTGCATTAAAGATAACTGCT ACTGATTTGCCTAACATGACATGGCATGAAGTACAGACGAGAATTTTAGAAGTTCAAAAAGATCAACAAATGTGTATACATAAGTCTGATCTTACACAGCTAG atatatatCATCGTATACTGAGATTTAAGAACTACACGTTAGCCATGGTGAACAAATCAGTGTTACCGCTAAAACTTAATGTGCCTTTTGTTGGAGAGTA TGTATTTCTAAGTACAGGACTGAAGTATAACATTGAATTTCTCCTATTTT GGGGACCATGGTCAGCGTTCGAAAACAAGTGGCATTTGAAAGAAGagtataaagaaaaaagtttaacTAAGAGAAAACAATTAGCTGAAAC GTTATCTCAGCGTATTCTGTGGTTAGGAATTGCCAATCTAGCATTATCTCCCCTGATATTTCTCTGGCAGATTCTATACTCTTTCTTCAGATATGCAGAG TTGGTTAAAAGACAACCAGCATTTCTTGGTTCCAGAAGATG GTCCAACTATGGCAGACAGTATCTGAGACATTTTAATGAACTAGACCATGAATTCAATGCTAg ATTAAACAGAGGTTATAAAGCTGCAGACATGTATCTTAGTATATTCACTTCACCTTTGCTAGCAATTATTGCTAA AAATGTAGCATTTTTTGCTGGTTCTGTGTTGgctgttttggttgttttaactGTGATAGATGAAGATGTCCTCAATGTGGAACATGTTCTAACCATTATGACCATAGCTG GTGTAATTGTGACATCCTGTAAAGTTTTTATACCAGATGAG cATACTGTATATTGTCCAGAGGTTCTCATGAGGAATGTTCTGGCACAGATACACTACATGCCCGACCATTGGTGCGGAAATGCTCATACTTCCAAAGTTAGAGGAGAATTTTCTCTACTCTTCCAGTTCAAAGCA atataTCTTGTGGAGGAGTTGTTGAGTCCATTGATTACTCCTCTGATACTGATATTCAAGTTCCGAGGTAAAGCCGGTGATTTTGTTGAGTTCTTCCATAACTTTACAGTGGATGTTGTAGGTGTGGGAGATGTCTGCTCATTTGCTCAAATGGACATAAGGAAACATGGAAATCCACAG TGGACTGAGGAACAGGAGTCACAGGCCAGTCAGAAAGAACAAGGAGAGGATGGCAAGATAGAAATGTCCCTTATGCATTTCCAT ttaacCAATCCAGAGTGGAAACCTCCAGAAAACTGCAGCATGTTCTTGAATAATGTCAAAGATCaca TACAGCGAGATGTTGTAGCTATGAGTTCAATGCAGCAAGACCTTATGGGAGGACCATTTCAGAGTATGATACCTAGTGGAGCCACTGGTGTAGGGCTTGGG TATGCCAGCCTGGTATCCAGTATAACTGGTCAGAGTGCAATGCTGTCGCCATCTGTAAACATGTCTGCTCCTTTTGCATCAG GTGTAACACCAAAAATGCGAGGGGCAGTATCTCAGTCAGAGGGACCACTAGCTGGATCAGGCGGTGGACTTGGAACCAGTTTTCATAGTCCCAGTTCCTCCATGACGGGACCTCCTACACTTCAACCCTTGTCCCAGCCTCACTCTCTCATACACCCGCCATCTTCCCTGTTACAACCAACTTCTACATCTCAGAGACATTATGACGAGGGGCAGATTGAACTCATGTCCACAGATATGAGTTTCAGTGCACTTTACATGCATGATCTAAGAACTAGAAGAGCTAGGGGGTATTATGAGAATTTAGACGATATAAGAGCCAGGTCTCTTTGGCAACGCCATGACACCCCACAAGCCACTCCGTCATCAGGGGGGACTACTCCAATGCCAAATATAGAAGAGCGCCCCCTGGAGGAAGACAGTGGCACAAAGGAAGAGGACAGTAATCTTATATAG